One genomic segment of Belonocnema kinseyi isolate 2016_QV_RU_SX_M_011 chromosome 2, B_treatae_v1, whole genome shotgun sequence includes these proteins:
- the LOC117167893 gene encoding DNA helicase MCM9-like isoform X1, translating into MLEDYFLKNHHEDLEEILNDPGASNHHSIYVNFVDLHKEATEVSNKVLRRPRHYLPLCDDSIISAQKKLASTEESKKRQAKTRVHMRIMGVPVKAHLGEIGELVTIVGIVVRMSQPIVIKLSKRYNCRKCKHVTVSHLTWERDTIPVMRECQACQSSNIELIPSLQQEDCTDQQEIKIQDKCQPDSNNSSVTGWQVVLLDDLVEKCKPGDQVQINGIVVRRWANPEIGQRSDATTFMLANCISVQRKVNESRFSTKEKMDYFTHYWDTHAKKPLVGRDNIIASVCPQLYGMYILKLALAVVLAGGVTKTNSSGNKIRGEPHLLLVGDPGTGKSQILRTATRLAVRSVRTTGIGSTSAGLTAAAVKDSDGWHLEAGALVLADGGVCCVDEFATMSSHDRACVHEAMEQQTISIAKAGLVSTLNSRCSVIAAINPEGGQFKEDREYKTRLGNPLLSRFDLILLLKDTRNPSWDKMTSDHILKAARELPDDSAKRNPGADVELQKSNLWKEDELREYLAHIHSIKPILTPEADQVLQAVFLQHRYDPERRDERKTMRMLESLVRLAEGHARLMHRSEVLIMDAVVASQLIGLSTGSAKDVGCPFPHDPMANYREEGLELLNDLGLRHLERFL; encoded by the exons ATGTTggaagattattttctaaaaaatcatcaCGAAGATTTAGAAGAGATATTAAATGATCCAGGAGCCTCAAATCATCACTCGATATACGTAAa TTTTGTAGATCTGCACAAAGAAGCAACGGAAGTATCAAATAAGGTCCTGCGACGACCTCGTCATTATTTACCTCTGTGCGATGATTCTATTATATCAGCCCAAAAAAAATTGGCTAGTACCGAAGAATCCAAAAAACGACAAGCGAAAACGAGG GTTCATATGAGAATAATGGGTGTGCCAGTAAAAGCACATCTTGGCGAAATTGGCGAATTAGTTACAATAGTAGGCATAGTTGTGAGAATGTCACAACCAATagttataaaattgtcaaaacgATACAACTGCCGAAAATGCAAGCACGTAACAGTATCACAC TTAACTTGGGAAAGAGATACAATTCCAGTAATGAGAGAGTGCCAAGCCTGCCAATCGAGCAATATTGAATTAATTCCTTCTTTACAACAAGAAGATTGTACGGAtcaacaagaaataaaaattcag GACAAGTGCCAGCCAGATTCAAACAACAGTAGTGTAACAGGATGGCAGGTTGTTTTGCTTGACGACTTGGTTGAGAAATGCAAACCCGGTGACCAAGTTCAGattaa tgGGATCGTTGTACGTCGATGGGCAAATCCAGAAATTGGACAGCGCTCAGATGCCACAACATTTATGCTTGCAAACTGTATTTCAGTTCAACGAAAAGTTAATGAATCtagattttctacgaaagaaaaGATGGATTATTTTACTCATTATTGGGACACACATGCAAAAAAACCACTCGTTGGAAGGGACAATATAATTGCCTCAGTCTGCCCGCAA ctCTATGGGATGTACATTCTGAAATTGGCATTGGCCGTCGTTCTCGCTGGGGGAGTGACAAAGACTAACTCTTCAG ggAATAAGATTCGAGGGGAACCTCATCTATTGCTAGTCGGCGATCCTGGAACTGGAAAATCACAAATTCTTCGAACAGCTACTCGGTTGGCTGTCCGTTCAGTTCGCACAACTGGAATTGGATCAACTTCTGCCGGACTCACAGCTGCCGCTGTTAAA GATTCTGATGGGTGGCATTTAGAGGCCGGGGCTTTAGTCTTGGCAGATGGGGGAGTATGTTGCGtggatgaatttgcaaccatgAGTTCTCACGATCGAGCCTGTGTTCACGAGGCAATGGAACAGCAGACAATTTCGATTGCAAAAGCTGGACTCGTGAGTACATTAAATTCCCGATGCAGTGTAATTGCGGCGATTAATCCTGAGGGTGGCCAATTCAAGGAAGACAGAGAATATAAAACTCGACTCGGAAATCCTCTCCTTTCTCGATTCGATCTTATTCTTCTCTTGAAAGACACGAGAAATCCAAGTTGGGATAAAATGACTTCAGACCACATTTTAAAAGCAGCGCGCGAGCTTCCCGACGATAGCGctaaaag AAATCCAGGTGCGGATGTGGAGCTACAGAAATCAAACTTGTGGAAAGAAGATGAGCTTCGAGAATATTTGGCACATATTCACTCGATAAAACCCATTTTGACACCTGAAGCAGATCAAGTTTTACAGGCAGTATTTTTGCAGCACAGATACGACCCAGAAAGAAGAGATGAGCGAAAGACTATGCGTATGCTGGAAAGCTTAGTCcg ATTAGCCGAGGGACACGCAAGACTTATGCATAGATCGGAAGTTCTAATTATGGACGCTGTCGTCGCTTCGCAGTTGATAGGATTAAGCACAGGATCGGCAAAAGATGTGGGTTGTCCCTTCCCACATGATCCAATGGCTAACTATCGCGAAGAGG GATTGGAACTTTTGAATGATCTTGGACTGCGCCATTTAGAACGATTTCTGTAA
- the LOC117167893 gene encoding probable DNA helicase MCM9 isoform X3, which produces MLEDYFLKNHHEDLEEILNDPGASNHHSIYVNFVDLHKEATEVSNKVLRRPRHYLPLCDDSIISAQKKLASTEESKKRQAKTRVHMRIMGVPVKAHLGEIGELVTIVGIVVRMSQPIVIKLSKRYNCRKCKHVTVSHLTWERDTIPVMRECQACQSSNIELIPSLQQEDCTDQQEIKIQLYGMYILKLALAVVLAGGVTKTNSSGNKIRGEPHLLLVGDPGTGKSQILRTATRLAVRSVRTTGIGSTSAGLTAAAVKDSDGWHLEAGALVLADGGVCCVDEFATMSSHDRACVHEAMEQQTISIAKAGLVSTLNSRCSVIAAINPEGGQFKEDREYKTRLGNPLLSRFDLILLLKDTRNPSWDKMTSDHILKAARELPDDSAKRNPGADVELQKSNLWKEDELREYLAHIHSIKPILTPEADQVLQAVFLQHRYDPERRDERKTMRMLESLVRLAEGHARLMHRSEVLIMDAVVASQLIGLSTGSAKDVGCPFPHDPMANYREEGLELLNDLGLRHLERFL; this is translated from the exons ATGTTggaagattattttctaaaaaatcatcaCGAAGATTTAGAAGAGATATTAAATGATCCAGGAGCCTCAAATCATCACTCGATATACGTAAa TTTTGTAGATCTGCACAAAGAAGCAACGGAAGTATCAAATAAGGTCCTGCGACGACCTCGTCATTATTTACCTCTGTGCGATGATTCTATTATATCAGCCCAAAAAAAATTGGCTAGTACCGAAGAATCCAAAAAACGACAAGCGAAAACGAGG GTTCATATGAGAATAATGGGTGTGCCAGTAAAAGCACATCTTGGCGAAATTGGCGAATTAGTTACAATAGTAGGCATAGTTGTGAGAATGTCACAACCAATagttataaaattgtcaaaacgATACAACTGCCGAAAATGCAAGCACGTAACAGTATCACAC TTAACTTGGGAAAGAGATACAATTCCAGTAATGAGAGAGTGCCAAGCCTGCCAATCGAGCAATATTGAATTAATTCCTTCTTTACAACAAGAAGATTGTACGGAtcaacaagaaataaaaattcag ctCTATGGGATGTACATTCTGAAATTGGCATTGGCCGTCGTTCTCGCTGGGGGAGTGACAAAGACTAACTCTTCAG ggAATAAGATTCGAGGGGAACCTCATCTATTGCTAGTCGGCGATCCTGGAACTGGAAAATCACAAATTCTTCGAACAGCTACTCGGTTGGCTGTCCGTTCAGTTCGCACAACTGGAATTGGATCAACTTCTGCCGGACTCACAGCTGCCGCTGTTAAA GATTCTGATGGGTGGCATTTAGAGGCCGGGGCTTTAGTCTTGGCAGATGGGGGAGTATGTTGCGtggatgaatttgcaaccatgAGTTCTCACGATCGAGCCTGTGTTCACGAGGCAATGGAACAGCAGACAATTTCGATTGCAAAAGCTGGACTCGTGAGTACATTAAATTCCCGATGCAGTGTAATTGCGGCGATTAATCCTGAGGGTGGCCAATTCAAGGAAGACAGAGAATATAAAACTCGACTCGGAAATCCTCTCCTTTCTCGATTCGATCTTATTCTTCTCTTGAAAGACACGAGAAATCCAAGTTGGGATAAAATGACTTCAGACCACATTTTAAAAGCAGCGCGCGAGCTTCCCGACGATAGCGctaaaag AAATCCAGGTGCGGATGTGGAGCTACAGAAATCAAACTTGTGGAAAGAAGATGAGCTTCGAGAATATTTGGCACATATTCACTCGATAAAACCCATTTTGACACCTGAAGCAGATCAAGTTTTACAGGCAGTATTTTTGCAGCACAGATACGACCCAGAAAGAAGAGATGAGCGAAAGACTATGCGTATGCTGGAAAGCTTAGTCcg ATTAGCCGAGGGACACGCAAGACTTATGCATAGATCGGAAGTTCTAATTATGGACGCTGTCGTCGCTTCGCAGTTGATAGGATTAAGCACAGGATCGGCAAAAGATGTGGGTTGTCCCTTCCCACATGATCCAATGGCTAACTATCGCGAAGAGG GATTGGAACTTTTGAATGATCTTGGACTGCGCCATTTAGAACGATTTCTGTAA
- the LOC117167893 gene encoding DNA helicase MCM9-like isoform X2, with translation MRIMGVPVKAHLGEIGELVTIVGIVVRMSQPIVIKLSKRYNCRKCKHVTVSHLTWERDTIPVMRECQACQSSNIELIPSLQQEDCTDQQEIKIQDKCQPDSNNSSVTGWQVVLLDDLVEKCKPGDQVQINGIVVRRWANPEIGQRSDATTFMLANCISVQRKVNESRFSTKEKMDYFTHYWDTHAKKPLVGRDNIIASVCPQLYGMYILKLALAVVLAGGVTKTNSSGNKIRGEPHLLLVGDPGTGKSQILRTATRLAVRSVRTTGIGSTSAGLTAAAVKDSDGWHLEAGALVLADGGVCCVDEFATMSSHDRACVHEAMEQQTISIAKAGLVSTLNSRCSVIAAINPEGGQFKEDREYKTRLGNPLLSRFDLILLLKDTRNPSWDKMTSDHILKAARELPDDSAKRNPGADVELQKSNLWKEDELREYLAHIHSIKPILTPEADQVLQAVFLQHRYDPERRDERKTMRMLESLVRLAEGHARLMHRSEVLIMDAVVASQLIGLSTGSAKDVGCPFPHDPMANYREEGLELLNDLGLRHLERFL, from the exons ATGAGAATAATGGGTGTGCCAGTAAAAGCACATCTTGGCGAAATTGGCGAATTAGTTACAATAGTAGGCATAGTTGTGAGAATGTCACAACCAATagttataaaattgtcaaaacgATACAACTGCCGAAAATGCAAGCACGTAACAGTATCACAC TTAACTTGGGAAAGAGATACAATTCCAGTAATGAGAGAGTGCCAAGCCTGCCAATCGAGCAATATTGAATTAATTCCTTCTTTACAACAAGAAGATTGTACGGAtcaacaagaaataaaaattcag GACAAGTGCCAGCCAGATTCAAACAACAGTAGTGTAACAGGATGGCAGGTTGTTTTGCTTGACGACTTGGTTGAGAAATGCAAACCCGGTGACCAAGTTCAGattaa tgGGATCGTTGTACGTCGATGGGCAAATCCAGAAATTGGACAGCGCTCAGATGCCACAACATTTATGCTTGCAAACTGTATTTCAGTTCAACGAAAAGTTAATGAATCtagattttctacgaaagaaaaGATGGATTATTTTACTCATTATTGGGACACACATGCAAAAAAACCACTCGTTGGAAGGGACAATATAATTGCCTCAGTCTGCCCGCAA ctCTATGGGATGTACATTCTGAAATTGGCATTGGCCGTCGTTCTCGCTGGGGGAGTGACAAAGACTAACTCTTCAG ggAATAAGATTCGAGGGGAACCTCATCTATTGCTAGTCGGCGATCCTGGAACTGGAAAATCACAAATTCTTCGAACAGCTACTCGGTTGGCTGTCCGTTCAGTTCGCACAACTGGAATTGGATCAACTTCTGCCGGACTCACAGCTGCCGCTGTTAAA GATTCTGATGGGTGGCATTTAGAGGCCGGGGCTTTAGTCTTGGCAGATGGGGGAGTATGTTGCGtggatgaatttgcaaccatgAGTTCTCACGATCGAGCCTGTGTTCACGAGGCAATGGAACAGCAGACAATTTCGATTGCAAAAGCTGGACTCGTGAGTACATTAAATTCCCGATGCAGTGTAATTGCGGCGATTAATCCTGAGGGTGGCCAATTCAAGGAAGACAGAGAATATAAAACTCGACTCGGAAATCCTCTCCTTTCTCGATTCGATCTTATTCTTCTCTTGAAAGACACGAGAAATCCAAGTTGGGATAAAATGACTTCAGACCACATTTTAAAAGCAGCGCGCGAGCTTCCCGACGATAGCGctaaaag AAATCCAGGTGCGGATGTGGAGCTACAGAAATCAAACTTGTGGAAAGAAGATGAGCTTCGAGAATATTTGGCACATATTCACTCGATAAAACCCATTTTGACACCTGAAGCAGATCAAGTTTTACAGGCAGTATTTTTGCAGCACAGATACGACCCAGAAAGAAGAGATGAGCGAAAGACTATGCGTATGCTGGAAAGCTTAGTCcg ATTAGCCGAGGGACACGCAAGACTTATGCATAGATCGGAAGTTCTAATTATGGACGCTGTCGTCGCTTCGCAGTTGATAGGATTAAGCACAGGATCGGCAAAAGATGTGGGTTGTCCCTTCCCACATGATCCAATGGCTAACTATCGCGAAGAGG GATTGGAACTTTTGAATGATCTTGGACTGCGCCATTTAGAACGATTTCTGTAA